A window of Glycine soja cultivar W05 chromosome 2, ASM419377v2, whole genome shotgun sequence genomic DNA:
tttgatttagtcctctaaatttttttgggttcaacttaattttctaattattaaaatcagtttaattttgtctctttatctaaattaatttaagtagtattatcatttaaatttggtCCTCCTGCCTAAATGAACAATTTTTTGACTGTTTAAGTGATTTTAAGCCACAGTATGGTTTCTTAACGCTCTTGATGTAATTTAAACAACAGGATCAAAAGTTCAAGAATTAAATCCAACCTAAAAATAAACTAGAGgctaataaactaatttaagcTGCtgctactaataataataataaaagcacGCTGCTAGTTGTATCAACTGAGCGTCTTACGGCAGTTGGCATTCAATATTCATTTCCTTTTAAATAaaccttttcataaaattaactattttgcttaatttcttttatacattATTTCGGTGTTCATAAGTTTCTGAAATATGTCccatttatgttattttaaattattttacttcatTCAGGTTGTGCTTATATTgaagttaaatttaatttctaattaattgcaTAGTTAAGCAAGTGAATTAGGGATATTACATTGATCTTACATCATGCCCAAGTCATTGTACTAAATGACAAAGTCCCGAGGGAAGGAAGCAAGACAACTGTATGTTTTTAGAGTGTAATGGTTGGCATATTGGTATGTTTAACTACACAACCATTAATGACAAACTAACGATCAAGATAGACaatatttattagaataattcttaataaaaaacTGACAATGACAATATATAGAACCATAATTGCACTAAAGTTGAAGATTAGAGGCAGACATGGGGTGGAAAATTGGGTCATCCTGCAATGCAGCTTCCAGTTCTGGCCACAAGATGGCAGACACAGTCCATGAACCATCACCCTTGGCACTTAGCCTTTGGTTCATGTAACTAACTCCCACCTTTTGAATGGAAGTGTAAACTGTCCCTAGCAAGGGACTCCCAAATCCAAAGTCAACTTCTTTGACAGGAAACCTTTGTCCTGAGGACACCACTAGGGTTGGCCCCTCTTGACCCAACACTGCCTTTGCTAGCATCAAACCAGGCCTATGACACTCAATCCAATCAATCAAGTCCAAGAAGTGATCCTCATTATTGACCTTTGAAATTGCCTCATGCACTGTCTTAGCAATTTCTGATATGGAGGCTTCCTTCAGTTCTTGAATGCTTGCCTCCCCAAAAGCCAAAGACAACACATTACCAATGTAGTTTGACATCAAATTCTTGCCTCTTCCCATTCTTTCTCTTCCATCCACCAACCAACCCATCTTGCACGTTTTATGCCTTTCATCAATTGTACCAATCATTATCTTCCATACATATGCTGAAAAGGCCTCAATCTTTGTTCTCTTGACCCCATTCAAAGAAGCAAGTTTCTGCAGCATGTCGATGCTTGATGCTTCGATGTGATAAAGGCGTTTAAGCAAGACATGATTCATTGGCATGTTCTGTATCTCTTTCATGGTGCACTTCATAAAAGTTTGATCCAAGGATGGTTGATATTTGGGAGAAGAACGCGCACGAAGGTGTCTAGTATGGTCTGGTATGCTCGAGAGTGGTTTCTTTTGAGCTATTTCGCACCATGAAGCAATGAACTTGCCAAAGGAAGTGGCATCACCTAATGCATGATCAAAAGTAAATGCTATGGAAATGCCTCCACAAGTGTACTCAGTCGCCTGAATTTGCAAGGGGAAGTCTGGTTCAACTGAGACTACCTTTTCTTGAAGAGTTTCATTGAGATTGTAAAAATCTAAACTCTTTAATGGGATATTTGTGTGAGCTTCAATGACTAGAGCACCATTGTTGTCACAAATGATTTCAGGCTCACTAGTTTTGGGATTTTGAACAATTTGGCCAGCAAAGGGATAGTAGTGATCAAGAACTTGTGCTAGAGTGTTCTTAAGAGCATCAACAAAGGCTTTGAAGTTATCTGATTCTAGTTTGCGGTAGAAATACAAGTATGTAACAGGAAAACGACCTGAGAGCAGGTCAAGATTTGAGAGAGTGATTGAAAATGGCTCTAGTGAAGGGTTGAGTGCTTTTACAACACTTTTCCTACTAAATGTGACTTCAAATTTCTGGTTTTCTGGGGCTTCATTTTTGTTGAGAATGTCTGACATTTTTCAAAGGAGAATAGTGTTTCTCTTTGATATTTTCTGCCTTTAGCGGCTAAGGTTCAAATGGTGCCGAATTAATTGAACGTGTTGTATACAACTTATATAGTTTATTTCCAATGCATGTTGGTAATGGTGGATATTGACATCAATGCTTCAGATATTTTCTAATCACACATTATGAATCGTAGTGATCTGCTCGTCATGATACTACTACCATTATCATGTCTAATGATTAAGAGCTGATCTCATGAAGCCACTCTTTTTTTGGTAAGTTGGTGCTTATTTCCACTAATATCATCAAGTGGTTCAGTCATAATAGTATACAATAAAACTCAATCTATGGTCAAGTTTGGCAGGCAACATAATTGTGGAAGTGGTACTTTTTTGCATGCATTCTTTAATTAATCTTTTGAcaatctcttttttatttttattgtaggaCATTATAGACTTCAACCATCTATAAATCTGATTTAATTGTAACATGTTGATTTTTTGTAAACAGTATCAGAAGTGTAAATCATGGGTTGAACCAAAAAGTCTTCAAGTATATGTAAAGCTAAGACAGCATATAGTGATCCTTCCTCGTAGTACCGTCTTATAACAAGTAGTCTTTTCGCATTTGGAtctgtttatttgatttttttttatatgatatcaCAAGTACTTTTTTATGAAAGACGACCTTATACAGGttgagtaaaattattattaaccaCAAAAActtttcttctaaatatttaatataactgTTAACTAATTTAACATGTGCTAATTCATCCACTTGTTTGTGCATACATACATAAGAGAAATGCAGTACATTTAACTATACAAGGAAGAGATACATTACATCCACCGGATAGTGGGAAGAGTAATGTTTTCGTATCACATGTCAAGGCTCTGGTGAAAGGCTCAAATTAACGTCAAATAAGGAAAGCAGATCCTTTGTGCTCACGTTCTTCATCTTAGACACCGCTAGTTTCCCATGTGTTTAGGCGAATCCTGATTGCAAACAATCTACAGATATTGCACCACCAACTAGTGCTTGTCACTTCAAAAGTTCAAAGCATGGACCACAAACATTTGCATTGGCATATGTCTTGTCATGCTAAGGAGCATTTTTGGCCAACCATTCCAATTCCTTAAAGAGCCTaccaatgcattttttttaattttattttcatgtgacttttaaaattattatttttgccaaaaatattgttattaattttaatataaaataattaataataatgattttgacaaaaaaaaaactaataacaattttattaaaattatcatattttcattgaaatttatttttgacttttttttggatgcaaaatcatttattgaattattatgATAGATACACAAGGATAGTTTTAACTTTTAGGTTTTAACATAATTACATGTACAAAATCGGATTCTAAATTATCGAAAGAAAGTTTAAAATGTAATATAGGaaacagaaaacaaatatgatattggcactagcttttcagcttattgactttttttctttagaaaaaattgaaaagattaCAGATCATAACATTATTCTCTAAAAAAGGGATTCAcattagaaaatataataaaaatgtatagtCATGAATTAAAAAAGTAACTGTTGAAATTTATATAGTTACATAATTTATCATGTGtacatgaatttaattataactatATGTTGTTAATTCAATACTTTGAGAGGTCcttttttgtttgataaaaaaaatatttagttattcTTTACTCTAATCGACTAAAACCATTTATCAAGTAactaatactttttaaaatattattaataaatataaccatgattatgaaactctcgagttaactcATTAACTCTTATTAGTGTACGAGTCTACTTATCATATGTAAGTTGACtcttgagtaaactctttttttagtagactctaGAAACTCTAAGTAAATTTGGTAAACTATCGAGTTTATCACCGAGTcaacaagttaaaaaattagaccaaaatgtaagtcattttggGTTGCTTTTGTCTTTTTAGTGTTCAACATACCTTCGTTTAGtgtgttattctcaaatacaaaaattcttacctttaataacatcaaactcttgttctctaataacatcaaatcctTGATGAGAATGATCAACCACTACTATATCATCTacaagttattatctagtagtgatgcattactagacttaattatttaagtattgtgaaatttatgatttactattttgctttattatattgttgaaatgtttaattgctatgttatttatagatatttttgttattatttttataaaaagtggACTCTTATGAGTCTACAAGTTGAGTCACGAGTTGAGTCTATGAAACTCTCACAAGTCTacgtaaactctcgagtttaATAACCTTAAATATAACTATTTTGGGAGACCTAAAGCAACAACTTTATTGGCCTTACCCTCGAGCCATCCTGTCCTTAAGACATGACTTGCCAATTTAGCACTATCAACTGTGGTTTTATTCCACTAAGCTTGAGAAAATGAGAAGGTGCATTTAAACCTCCAAGAGCTTTGGCTAATGCTTACAAGGCAATCTCCAATTTCAACAGCCCTAAAGATCCCATGTTCGACACTGGATGGATTTGAAAGAATCATAATTTTGTTCTAAAAGATATACAAGGAGGCCCTCCCCACCAATGagctgagaaaaaaaaaatatctcaccTCTGAATCCGCTTGCTATATATGTAAAACTAGGAGGAATCTAAGAATCTTTGCTCCCATGTATTTCTAGACTACCATCAGGCTTGGAACATGTGGAAGATAAGAAAATGCTTACTCCTAGTAAGGAAATACCTGATGGGTTTTTTATGTGGAGAGATATATTGTGTAAAGGAGTTTTttggatcttttttttttcatggtaatgacaagtttttatgaaaaatttgtaAACTCTTTGTACATTATATTCATTACAAGTTTTTATGGATAACTAAGTGTGAATGTTTAAATCTATCCTTGGTGTGGTTATAAGATACCTATTTATAGTGTTGCTATCATGGCTTTAATAGCCATATGACTTATTACAAATATTTGCGTTGGGGGTCCTATTCTGAGGGTTGTCATAAACTTATCATAAGCCTATCATAAGTTGGTTAGCTAAGGCGTTTTTGACTTGTGTCATTGTTGAGCTTGTAGTCAGCTCGTGATCCTTAAGTCTAACAATATGCGTTAAGTTGCATGCCACATGTACATGACATGTAAAGTTGACATTTACCTCCGAATAGTTTCCCTTGAGTCTATATTGTCTCAGAGAGACAATGTTAGCTTAACGAGTGTAAAGTTGATATTGTCTCAGAGAGGCAATGTTAGCTTAACAAGTGTAAAGTTGATATTTACCCTACAACAATTGCCCCTAAGTTGATATTATCTCAGAGAGACAATGTCAGCTTAACGAGTGTAAAGTTGAGTGTTGATGCTACGTGGTGTTCTTATGTAGTTGTGGCTATTGAGTGTCccatcatttgatttttttggcatGAATTATCAAGTAACCATGCTCTAATTGCTCattcttttgattttcaaaagcCCATAATTGctttttgtttgattgtttctTTATCTACTTTGTTTGTCTTAACTATTTTTACTTCATCATAATTGTCATTTTGTTGCATTCGTGCTTGGGAGTTCTTTGAAAATCCATGCAAGTGTTGTGTATGGTTAGTATTTCTCAAACTTTATTGTCTACAGGTGTGTATTTTCTACTTACATTTTTACCTTTCCCATTTGTCTATTCATGTCCTATCGAGTCTCTTATTTGAGGGTATTCTGGGTTTGGTCTCATTCTTGAAGATGTCTTCCCAAAAGATCAGTTTGAAGGGATCATTTGGTCGTGGTGCCCTCAACCATTCTAGAAACCCTAAGAATTCTCCAATTGCTAGTGATAGAGGTGGGGGTGGCAGGAATTTTTGGGACAATGAGGATGCGACTGAGAGGGGAATTGAGTTGTGTCCTCGAAGGCATTTGAATTAATGTGAAATTGCGGTTGTCTCTTTTGTCAATACAGATTCTAATGTTGAGGTGCGAGTGGTGGGGTCGGAAAATATGTTCTTCGTAAGGAGCATCCTTTGACGGCTGAGCCTAATTCAAAAGTGAGGATATGTTGTGAGTATTTGAAGTCGTCGGGGAAACCTTACTGATATGAGGATAGGCTAGAACTTGCTTGGGCTTCCCTCTTGTACCCCCAATATATGCAAGTTAGTGAGGGTTCATCTTCTATGAACCCTCCTGATCCCATTGTAAATCTATCTAATGCAGAAAAAATGCATCAAATTTATCATCTTAAAGAGAAAACTAGCCACACCCTTAAGTCTATTGGTTTTGATGGAAGTACAAAAATTTGTGTTGAATTTGTTAGGGCAGaaagacaacttattttccttAAGGGTGAAGGGGTTGATTCTAACGATGAATCCAATCCATTTTTTTGTGATATGGATATGGTATCTAATTTAGAACTCCATGAGGCTCCTGGCTTAGTGGATGTCAATTGGGACAATGAGCAAATCCGTTGGAATCCATTATGTTTTGGCTCCCATGGTCCTTGACCTTTTGACCCCTCAATTTCCAATTACTAAGGACAATAATGTTGGTGGGTGGCCTAGTGATGATGGCCAAATTTTCTTTCAAGGTATGAGAGAAGATGTTGGAGTGCCTTCTACTTCTTCGAAGAAGAAGGAAACATGACATACTTATAAGGATTTTTATGCTAATGTATGCCACCTATTTTGACAAGATTGGTTTGTGATTACCCTTTAGTTATTTCCAAACCAGGGTTTTGAATTACCATAGGATTTTCCCTTCTTAACTTCACCTGCCTGAGGGTTTAttcttgaatttgaaatgttatGTATTTGACATATCTTCATTTTATCCCTCAATGTATTCCATTATTTTTTGCTCAATGGTGTAGTAAGAAATCCTCTCATTGTTCATGTCTCTCTTTGAAGGGTTGCAGAGATATGGTGATCCTTATGGCTTATGAAGAGCTGCAAAAAACTTTTAAGGTGATGTATTTCTAGTTGAGACCTTTTAAAGATTGTTAGGATGACCTCGTTGTTGTCAATGAGGGTGAGGGTGACGAACAATTTAAGCCTCGCTTTGAACTTTACTAGACTTCCATTCATTATAATGAGTCAATCAATTTTTATGGGAAACAAGATGAAGAGTTGTCTTCAAAAGAGTTCGCTTTTGCAAATTCCATTGTTGAGTTGATTAATGAGATTGGAGATGCCATCCcttgtaaattgattttatgaaaTTCTGATAAAGATTGGGAGTTGGTTTTAAATgtgtgtttgttgtttgtgatttatttctattttgaattttaatgttgTTGACATTAGTAAACATTTTGTTGTTGCAAGAAAACTTATGGGGAAATCAAGGGACAAGCGTATGTCGATTGTCGCTCTTTATGCTGCTAGTGAGGGGTGAAAAGAAGAAACTTTCAATTAAGTCATAAGCATCTGACTGAGGGAAAGGCATCGCCACTGAGACCCATTCTAAAACATCTCATGACATGCCTCATTCTCctttgaaaaggaaaaaggtCGTCAATATTGATTATAACATGGATTTAATCGGTTCTAGTTTGGTGCCTATTAGGAAGTTCAATGGTCCTCCTTCGTGGATGTCTTTGGGCGAAGAGATTGATCATGTTATTTTGTCGGAATATTGGGATATGATTCAGAAGAGTAACCATGCCGAGTTGGATTCAACTATCTCGATGTTGATAAGGGTAAAGCAATATCTGACTCATGTTACTCTAGGCTATAAAAGCTTTCTGGATCTAATGAAATCGTTGGGTAACGTCAACCCTCTAAAGCTAATTGAGGAAAAGATGCCACCTTAAAGAGGGTCGAGGATCAAGCTGATGTACTGATAGAAGAGCTCAATAATTATAAGGTTTGGGCTAAAGGCTTAGAAACTTCTGCACTATGAGGAGAGGAGGAAATTCTTTGACTTAAGGAGAATGTGAATCAGCTAACTGAGAAGCTTGCAAATGCTGAAGCGACCATAGACCAATAGAAAGAGAATTTCAAAAAGGCTGTTGAGgattctttcaacaatgccctTAAGCAGGTTGAGTTTATGCATCCTAAAGTCGGTATCAAAAAATCTCTCTACAATTCTCATTGTGAAGTTGTTAATGGATAACTATGTGTTTGGTTTGATGGTGAGGTTCATCCAACTCATCTTGGAGCTTCGGGGATCGTGAATGAATATTTTGTGGGACACGAAACTCCTGATGAAGAGATGGCTTATGGGTTTATTGATACCCTAGATGCTAACTTTGATGATAAAATTTCTAGGACTTCTAATGCTAATGCCGACCTTGAGGGATCTTAAAGGGCCCATATGTCAGTTTTGGATGTATTTGGGCGAACATAATAACTTGTTGAACAATTATTTCCGTGTTGaatgtttatttttcctttgttaTTTGTGAACACTTGTTATTTTCTATTTGGTATTATCTTTTGTGCTAAGTCTTGACCATATATTGTTGGTgatgtatgttattattatctACGTAACAATCTCCTATATTGCAGCCGACATTCATTGATGATTcctttaattttcttgtttgttgATTGGTCGGTGCCATTTTGCGTGTCAATTTTGGTCGTATGCCTTGACCTATAAATGACTGCCCTTGCTCCATTTTTTGCTCCacttcttcttgattctttatCCTCATAAGCTATTCAAATATCTTAATCAACATTATgagattttgttctttgttcttGATGGTTTAAGATGTTTTGGTAGCTGATGAAGAAAATTGAATTGATCTATTGATGTGTTTTTGTTGCATTTGCTTTTTGTGTTGTTGTTATCAAGATATTTTGTGTAGATAAAAGATGTCGACTCTACTCCCCATGGCTTCAATAAGTGATTGGAGCATTGTCTTGAGGTAATCCCTTCAAAGGCACGAGTCCACTACACATCGGGATAGGTTGTGATGATGTGTTGATTTTCGTGGTGTGTATCCTTCCCTTATAGCTCATGATGGCTCTTGTCTTTATTTAGGTTGGGTTTCTATGCCGAgtcactttctttttgttttgttgtcatCAAGACCAAAATTTCCGTTCTATCTTGTGACCATTGTAACACCTGTTCTTTTAAATGTAACAACCGCGAAATAAAACGGAGGAATATCAATGTATTGTTCTTTTAGTCGTATTATTTGACTTATTTTGTAAGAATCTTATGTGTATATTATTTCTGGCGTTTGCTCACATGACTGGTAACTTTGGTAGAATTTTTTATACCTTCATTTTAGATATGTCTTTTACCTTTAACCTTTGGTCGTTCGTTGGCTTCTTAAGTCGATTTTTATGTTGATATGTTAATGCAATTTGTCTTTGTTCGGGCATGTTAGTTTTGGCTTTCTAGTTTTGACCCCATTATTTATTTCCCAGTTTTGGGAACCTATTTCTTGAGGTGCCTAAAGATTTTGTATGTCTTTTGAATAAGGTCTTACCCTGGTTTGAGATTTGGGCTTCCTTATCATGATCCTTTGTTAAGTACTTCACATTGGAGCTATTTTGAAACACAAATTGTTCTATGTTTTCAACTTTGGCTCCAATTAATGTGCTAACGTGTCTTTCAACACCTCTCCACATTTTATCTTTGTTCTTGTAACTATCGCGATTCCCAACAGAAGGCTTCTTTATTGATTTGACATTTTTCCTTCCTCTTTTGCTTATAAGTACacatttctttccctttttgtgCATCATTCCCTTTTTTAAAGTTTCCTTCATTCAAAAATTTCTCTAAtcactttcttttttgcttgatGCTCGAcctctttttcctttcattaGTCACTCTAGTCATATTGACCAACATGCTTGTTGTCTTGAAAATCCTAGAGTTGCGAACACGAGGAAGCACCTCTGATCTTCCTCAAAATGGATCGAGTGACTAAAGGTTCAGACACCAACAAGTCTCTTTACCTAATTTTGGTGTCTGGAGATCATCCCAAGAGCTCTCCTTCAAGGTCAAAATGGTGTGGTTTAGCGTTCTTTTGCACTCACTCCACCTAGAATATGGAAGGGTCCAAGGCATCAAAAGACTTTCTTCCTCTGGCTTGCTCATGTGATCTGGATGTTGCATTGGAGAATGGCATCAAGGTTTATGTTTTGGCTTTCTTCCATTTAGAAAATTCTTGTGGGTTATGGATTGCTTCTGAGATGGTCCTCATCATCTCTATATTCTCTTTTCCCTTTGTGTATTTCTTTTGAATGTTTATCCTTGTGTGAAATATACTATGAAggtttttttgtttcctttgttGTATATGTGGATTGTTCTGATGTAGGACTTGATCCGAAGTTAATGTAATATTGCCAATGGtaaataataagatttttttcgaCCATATTTTGTTGCCTGTTTTGCATTATGGCTTTTGACCTTTTATGTTTCTCACACTTGCTTTTGCTCCCGACATGTGCCTTTATGTTTCAAATCGTTTTTTTTTGCGTAAATTACTTTGATAAGATTCTACCCTGTTTTAGGAACCCATTTCCTAGGGTGCCTATAGATTtcataggtttttttttataagatttatctTGGTTTAGGAACCCATTTCCCGATATGCCTACTTGTAGTTGAACATGTCATTTTCCTACAATAGGACTTTTCTCCAGTTATTGTTTTTGAGATGATGTTGTAGAAACtttctcattttattaatttccttAGTGAAATGGATACATGGGCAGTGTATGTGTTGCCAAACTTCCCTACAAAACTCAAAATGCATCTAggaatatattttgtaatttcttGCCCTtgcttattttcttcatttagctATAATACTTGCACAGGTTGGACGTGCTCCAAATGCATGAAATTTTATCTCCTAAGAGTGTTCCCAAAATATAAACTCCCCTTTCTATTTTAGCTATTTCCCTATATGGTCCttcccaattttttgcaagtttTCCCTGACAATTGTTTTCCCACCAATGCCAGCTTTACACAAAACTAAGTCGTCATTTTCAAAAGCATACGAGATGACCTTTTTATTGTATCTAAtagctatttttctttttagcaCAACATCTTTCACAAAAAatacttctcttctttcttcaatGAGGTCAAGCTCGAGTCTGATGTTCTCCTTATTCTAATTTAGGGTCATATTTGCAATTTTGGAGGTCGGCTCTCCTATTTCCACAGGAATGATGGCTTTAGTGTCGTACACCATTGTGAACAGTGTTTCTCCTGTGGCGAATGTGGGGTTGTCATGTAGGCCAAAAAGACATGTGGCAATTGTTCTACCTAACTTCCTTTAGCCTCTTTTACTCTTCTTTTTAGACCTCGCATGATGATTCGATTTGATGCTTTAGCTTgaccattggtttgggggtgctCTACTGAGATGAACCTTTGTTTGATATTCAATTTTGATAGCAGTTGACAAAGTTGCCTACTGATGAACTGAGTGTCATTTTTTGGTCAATATGACATCAAGAATTTGAAAACTACAAATAATTTGCTCGAATACAAAATTCTCAATGTTTTTAGGATGTTACGGTGGAAAGTGTTTCTCCGTCGACCCACTTGAGGAGGTATTCGACGAAAGCCACAAGGTATTAACTTGCCTGTAGCCGTTAGAAAAGGCCTTAGTATGTTAATTCCCCACCATAGAAATGACCATGGGGATGGTAAGCTCTGCAACTTGTTTGCTAGTGCGCATGGTATGCTGGCACATTTTTTACATCTTTCGCATCTCTACAGGTAGTTAGTTGTATCAGTTTCTATAGTCGGTAATAATAGTCGActctcaatatttttattgcCAAAGTCCTATGTTCATAATGTTGACCACAAAACCTTTCATATATCTCATTcattatatattctatcttaGTCGTTCTTAGGCACTTCAAGAGTGGTTGGGTGAATCCCCTTCTGTAGAGTTTGTCATCTATTATACAAAATTTGGTAGCTTTTCTTtgcaacttccaacttccaacttccaccTTTCCTTTCGATCTTTTGGG
This region includes:
- the LOC114392976 gene encoding rosmarinate synthase; this encodes MSDILNKNEAPENQKFEVTFSRKSVVKALNPSLEPFSITLSNLDLLSGRFPVTYLYFYRKLESDNFKAFVDALKNTLAQVLDHYYPFAGQIVQNPKTSEPEIICDNNGALVIEAHTNIPLKSLDFYNLNETLQEKVVSVEPDFPLQIQATEYTCGGISIAFTFDHALGDATSFGKFIASWCEIAQKKPLSSIPDHTRHLRARSSPKYQPSLDQTFMKCTMKEIQNMPMNHVLLKRLYHIEASSIDMLQKLASLNGVKRTKIEAFSAYVWKIMIGTIDERHKTCKMGWLVDGRERMGRGKNLMSNYIGNVLSLAFGEASIQELKEASISEIAKTVHEAISKVNNEDHFLDLIDWIECHRPGLMLAKAVLGQEGPTLVVSSGQRFPVKEVDFGFGSPLLGTVYTSIQKVGVSYMNQRLSAKGDGSWTVSAILWPELEAALQDDPIFHPMSASNLQL